Proteins found in one Corynebacterium freneyi genomic segment:
- a CDS encoding histone-like nucleoid-structuring protein Lsr2, translated as MARKEVIQYIDDLDGTTLHEDDVKVVRFGYQGRNYYLDLSAANAEKFDQMIRPYVDKAHADDSAPATRARRGSNPNSTKQRERNRIIRQWAKDRGMTVADRGALPKAIIDEYEAAHS; from the coding sequence ATGGCGCGCAAGGAAGTTATCCAGTACATCGACGACCTCGACGGCACCACGCTGCACGAGGATGACGTCAAGGTGGTCCGTTTCGGATACCAGGGCCGCAATTACTACCTCGACCTCTCCGCGGCCAATGCGGAGAAGTTCGACCAGATGATCCGCCCGTACGTCGACAAGGCGCACGCCGACGATTCCGCTCCGGCCACCCGCGCCCGCCGCGGATCCAACCCGAATTCCACCAAGCAGCGCGAGCGCAACCGGATCATCCGCCAGTGGGCGAAGGACCGGGGCATGACCGTCGCCGATCGCGGCGCCCTGCCGAAGGCCATCATCGACGAGTACGAGGCCGCGCACTCCTGA
- the yidC gene encoding membrane protein insertase YidC — MLEPLVFLISGILKAWHLIIAAVPGVSVSAAWTASVILLLITVRLALLPIAYQQLLMGRKTVNLRPQFAAIREKYSRSIEPNAAKYQKWAMQELRERNGISTWTGLIPPLVQIPVFIGLFRMLRRMANAGAHGSEGVTESVGFLSGDEVREFTSATFAGVPLPAYIAMPEAQLAELDTTFADVFAVCAPLIVAAATFTGINMAISINRLSRTLDHGSRFMRGTYKYMVTMTFFAVSFPLFFGFLGPAPVAIVVYWVCNNLWTMSQNAIITIILERRHPLTAEFKALRDHTRDARRDDRSKKAKGRREARSSRWRALASTIRQPSRRTELWDAHRTFLADRDAAAKAVTDRQRAQQAKIHQTRQLARLLRADSQGRLPNLEGNTRINEAWRRSAPPPDDADGQPGDDRIVGKLGKVAVRMTLAKDDQVRRRTGGRLSARRKPGRGRGRGPSAGA; from the coding sequence TTGCTGGAACCCCTGGTCTTCCTCATTTCGGGGATCCTCAAAGCCTGGCATCTGATCATCGCGGCGGTGCCGGGCGTTTCCGTGTCCGCGGCCTGGACCGCGTCGGTGATTCTCCTGCTGATCACCGTTCGCCTGGCGCTTTTGCCCATCGCCTATCAACAATTGTTGATGGGCCGAAAAACGGTCAATTTGCGCCCGCAATTCGCGGCGATCCGCGAAAAGTACTCCCGCAGCATCGAACCGAACGCGGCGAAGTACCAGAAATGGGCGATGCAGGAGCTGCGGGAACGCAACGGCATCAGCACGTGGACCGGTTTGATCCCGCCGCTGGTGCAAATCCCCGTCTTCATCGGCCTTTTCCGGATGCTGCGCCGCATGGCCAATGCCGGGGCGCACGGTTCCGAGGGGGTCACCGAAAGCGTCGGCTTCCTCAGCGGCGACGAAGTCCGCGAGTTCACCTCCGCCACCTTCGCCGGCGTTCCGTTGCCCGCGTACATCGCCATGCCCGAGGCGCAATTGGCGGAACTGGACACCACCTTCGCCGACGTCTTCGCCGTGTGCGCCCCGCTCATCGTGGCGGCGGCGACGTTCACGGGAATCAACATGGCGATTTCGATCAATCGCCTCAGCCGCACCCTCGACCACGGCTCCCGCTTCATGCGCGGCACCTACAAATACATGGTCACCATGACCTTCTTCGCGGTGTCGTTTCCCCTGTTCTTCGGTTTCCTCGGCCCCGCGCCGGTGGCGATCGTCGTCTACTGGGTCTGCAACAACCTCTGGACCATGAGCCAGAACGCGATCATCACGATCATCCTGGAACGCCGCCACCCGCTCACCGCCGAATTCAAGGCGCTGCGCGACCACACCCGCGATGCCCGGCGCGACGACCGCTCCAAGAAAGCGAAGGGCCGTCGTGAAGCGCGAAGCTCCCGCTGGCGCGCGCTCGCCAGCACCATCCGCCAACCTTCCCGCCGCACCGAGTTGTGGGACGCCCACCGCACGTTCCTCGCCGACCGCGACGCCGCGGCGAAGGCCGTCACCGACCGGCAACGCGCGCAGCAGGCGAAGATCCACCAGACCCGCCAGCTCGCGCGGCTGCTGCGGGCCGACTCCCAGGGGCGCCTGCCCAATCTCGAGGGCAACACCCGCATCAACGAAGCGTGGCGCCGGTCCGCGCCCCCACCGGACGACGCCGACGGCCAGCCCGGCGACGACCGGATCGTCGGCAAGCTGGGGAAGGTCGCCGTTCGCATGACGCTGGCGAAAGACGACCAGGTCCGACGCCGCACCGGCGGCCGCCTCAGTGCTCGGCGTAAACCAGGTCGCGGGCGAGGTCGCGGGCCGTCTGCAGGGGCGTGA
- a CDS encoding TetR/AcrR family transcriptional regulator: MADATTGKTRGRRRNRPSPRDRLLTSATELFANEGIRVIGIDRVLREADVAKASLYSLFGSKDKLVIAYLEDLDQKWRAAWEARADTLDTPEEKILAFFDQCIAEQPTIGFRGSHFQNAASEYPNPATESEEEIRAAVVAHRTWVWDTLRQLLAEKECNQASLHANMLMLYLDGGLAGSKMSKDLTPLQTARDLARDLVYAEH, from the coding sequence GTGGCGGACGCGACGACCGGCAAGACGCGGGGGCGGCGCCGCAACCGCCCGAGCCCGCGCGACCGACTCCTGACCTCCGCCACGGAGCTGTTCGCCAACGAAGGCATCCGCGTCATCGGCATCGACCGCGTCCTGCGCGAAGCCGACGTCGCCAAGGCCAGCCTCTACTCGCTGTTCGGGTCGAAGGACAAGCTCGTCATCGCCTACCTGGAAGACCTCGACCAGAAATGGCGCGCCGCATGGGAGGCGCGGGCGGACACGCTGGACACGCCGGAGGAGAAGATCCTCGCGTTCTTCGACCAGTGCATCGCCGAACAACCCACCATCGGCTTCCGCGGATCGCATTTCCAGAACGCCGCGTCGGAGTACCCGAATCCGGCGACCGAGTCGGAGGAGGAGATCCGCGCCGCCGTCGTCGCCCACCGCACGTGGGTGTGGGACACGCTGCGGCAACTGCTGGCCGAGAAGGAATGCAACCAGGCGTCACTCCACGCCAACATGCTGATGCTCTACCTCGACGGCGGGCTGGCCGGCTCGAAGATGTCGAAGGACCTCACGCCCCTGCAGACGGCCCGCGACCTCGCCCGCGACCTGGTTTACGCCGAGCACTGA
- a CDS encoding DUF559 domain-containing protein, with translation MGGNIDHLPLPTCGATRAELLADGWTDRTIKAAMRAGRLVRIGRGWYATPPTIQEAKLSLVTRLNPSAVLSHRTAAWLHGFRKSPPDVLDVIVPRSITALQGAVVHRREPANTVVAMIDGWRVTGAAQTLADLMAPSQWGERLTATIVDGTFPTMASRAALLAEARELNHPRASALVTLLSWAPEGARSNVERRVARALERLGFIVVLDYAIGPYRFDLVHVGARLVIEFDSEKYHATVEAFRHDRARQNLAVRRGWGFLRYHDFDVTHRFDVVVAEIAATIRERMGGVRVESDWDRLPCWELYEALHWAHAESFAADLGLLRRE, from the coding sequence ATGGGGGGAAACATCGACCATTTGCCATTGCCGACGTGCGGGGCCACCCGCGCCGAACTGCTCGCCGACGGGTGGACCGACCGGACGATCAAGGCCGCGATGCGCGCCGGCCGGCTCGTGCGCATCGGCCGCGGCTGGTACGCCACACCGCCGACGATCCAGGAAGCGAAGTTGTCGCTGGTGACGCGCCTGAACCCGTCGGCGGTGCTGTCGCATCGGACGGCGGCGTGGCTGCACGGGTTCCGAAAGTCGCCGCCGGACGTGCTCGACGTCATCGTTCCGCGCAGCATCACCGCGCTGCAGGGGGCGGTGGTACACCGGCGGGAACCCGCGAACACCGTCGTCGCCATGATAGACGGGTGGCGCGTGACCGGGGCGGCGCAGACACTGGCGGATCTCATGGCCCCGTCGCAATGGGGCGAGCGGCTGACGGCGACGATCGTCGACGGCACCTTCCCCACCATGGCCAGCCGCGCGGCGCTGCTCGCCGAGGCGCGCGAACTGAACCACCCGCGGGCGTCCGCGCTGGTCACGCTGCTGTCGTGGGCGCCGGAGGGGGCGCGGTCGAACGTGGAGCGCCGGGTGGCGCGGGCGCTGGAGCGGCTGGGCTTCATCGTGGTGCTCGACTACGCCATCGGCCCGTATCGCTTCGATCTGGTGCATGTCGGGGCGCGGCTGGTCATCGAGTTCGATTCGGAGAAGTACCACGCGACCGTCGAGGCGTTCCGCCACGACCGGGCCCGCCAGAATCTCGCCGTCCGCCGGGGCTGGGGTTTTCTGCGGTACCACGACTTCGACGTCACCCATCGGTTCGACGTCGTGGTCGCCGAGATCGCCGCGACCATCCGGGAGCGCATGGGTGGGGTGCGCGTCGAGTCGGATTGGGATCGTCTGCCGTGTTGGGAGCTCTACGAGGCCCTGCACTGGGCGCATGCGGAGTCGTTCGCGGCGGACTTGGGGCTGCTTCGGCGGGAGTAG
- a CDS encoding GlsB/YeaQ/YmgE family stress response membrane protein — translation MTDTLLLAATAPTLGFIGWIIVGGLAGWIGSKIMGTDASMGVVLNIIVGIIGGFLGGWLLGALGFDVEGGGLIFSFITCLIGAVILLWIVGLVTKRR, via the coding sequence ATGACTGACACTCTTCTCCTCGCCGCCACCGCCCCGACCCTCGGCTTCATCGGCTGGATCATCGTCGGTGGTCTCGCAGGCTGGATCGGCTCGAAGATCATGGGCACGGACGCATCGATGGGCGTCGTCCTGAACATCATCGTCGGCATCATCGGCGGCTTCCTCGGCGGCTGGCTGCTGGGCGCGCTCGGCTTCGACGTCGAGGGCGGTGGCCTCATCTTCAGCTTCATCACCTGCCTCATCGGCGCGGTGATCCTGCTGTGGATCGTGGGTCTGGTGACCAAGCGCCGCTAA
- a CDS encoding universal stress protein, which produces MPKQDIIVCAVDGSDASKTAAKWAANTAVKRGIPLRLVSSYSMPQFLYAEGMVPPQELYEDLEAETLEKIEEAKKVAIDYMPDVDVSHQIEEGSPIDMLLDLSEQCTMIVMGSRGLGGLSGMVMGSVSAAVVSHASCPVVVVREDNAVTEETKYGPVVVGVDGSGVSQKAIENAFKEAEARGAELIAVHTWMDMQVQASLAGLSAAQQQWQVVEEEQNALLGQRLAGWSERFPDVKVTKVVTRDRPVRALADASEGAQLLVVGSHGRGGFKGMLLGSTSRALLQAAPCPMMVVRPDSLPK; this is translated from the coding sequence ATGCCCAAACAAGACATCATCGTCTGCGCCGTCGACGGTTCGGATGCGTCCAAGACCGCAGCCAAGTGGGCGGCCAACACCGCAGTCAAACGCGGCATCCCGCTGCGCCTCGTGAGCAGCTACTCCATGCCGCAGTTCCTGTACGCCGAAGGAATGGTCCCGCCGCAGGAACTCTACGAGGACCTCGAAGCCGAGACGCTCGAGAAGATCGAGGAGGCCAAGAAGGTCGCCATCGACTACATGCCCGACGTCGACGTCTCGCACCAGATCGAAGAAGGCAGCCCCATCGACATGCTGCTCGACCTGTCCGAGCAGTGCACCATGATCGTCATGGGCTCCCGCGGCCTCGGCGGACTGTCCGGCATGGTCATGGGATCCGTGTCGGCCGCCGTCGTGTCGCACGCGTCGTGCCCGGTCGTCGTCGTCCGCGAGGACAACGCCGTCACCGAGGAAACCAAGTACGGCCCCGTCGTCGTCGGCGTCGACGGATCCGGCGTGTCCCAGAAGGCCATCGAAAACGCCTTCAAGGAGGCCGAAGCCCGCGGCGCCGAGCTCATCGCCGTGCACACCTGGATGGACATGCAGGTGCAGGCGTCGCTCGCCGGCCTGTCCGCCGCCCAGCAGCAGTGGCAGGTCGTCGAGGAGGAGCAGAACGCCCTGCTCGGACAGCGCCTGGCCGGCTGGTCGGAGCGGTTCCCGGACGTGAAGGTGACCAAGGTCGTCACCCGCGACCGCCCGGTGCGCGCCCTGGCCGACGCGTCCGAGGGTGCCCAGCTGCTCGTCGTCGGCTCGCACGGCCGCGGCGGCTTCAAGGGCATGCTGCTCGGGTCCACGTCGCGCGCGCTGCTGCAGGCCGCGCCGTGCCCGATGATGGTCGTCCGGCCGGATTCGCTGCCGAAGTAA
- a CDS encoding LLM class flavin-dependent oxidoreductase: MTVGGGGAIRGVVYNEGMSRSRPPLSVLDLVPVSAGSTAAEAIAATVEAARAAETSGYKRFWVAEHHNTLNIASSATTVLMGHIAGATSTIRVGSGGIMLPNHAPLRVAEDVGTLATIYPDRIDLGLGRAPGTDPSTARELRRGASDVVDFAADIRDLVRYLGPVRPEAKIVAYPGQGTNVPMYVLGSTTAGASVAAVLGMPFAIASHFAPHQLAEALEVYRDSFNADAPTATIAEPHVMVAANVLVADTAERARREFSVIQQMFLSLGRGGARKPLPQPVDHPEAGATMLEWQRVQTMLRCSFHGTADDVTAGLDQFAADTGADEIITVTYSHDPSVRIDSIRRLGEAWLT, translated from the coding sequence GTGACCGTCGGAGGCGGCGGCGCGATCCGGGGCGTCGTGTACAACGAGGGCATGAGCCGATCTCGTCCACCGCTGTCCGTCCTCGACCTCGTGCCCGTGTCGGCCGGGTCGACCGCCGCCGAGGCCATCGCGGCCACCGTGGAGGCCGCCCGTGCCGCCGAAACCTCGGGTTACAAGCGGTTCTGGGTCGCCGAGCACCACAACACCCTGAACATCGCGTCGTCGGCGACGACGGTGCTGATGGGCCACATCGCCGGCGCGACGTCGACCATCCGCGTCGGCTCCGGCGGCATCATGCTGCCCAACCACGCGCCGCTGCGGGTGGCCGAAGACGTGGGCACGCTGGCCACCATCTATCCCGACCGCATCGACCTGGGACTCGGCCGCGCGCCGGGCACCGACCCGTCGACCGCCCGGGAACTGCGGCGCGGAGCATCCGACGTCGTCGACTTCGCCGCCGACATCCGCGACCTCGTCCGGTACCTGGGGCCCGTGCGCCCCGAGGCGAAGATCGTCGCCTACCCCGGCCAGGGCACCAACGTGCCCATGTACGTCCTCGGCTCCACCACCGCCGGCGCGTCCGTCGCCGCCGTGCTCGGCATGCCATTCGCCATCGCCTCCCACTTCGCACCGCACCAGCTCGCCGAAGCGCTCGAGGTCTACCGCGACTCGTTCAACGCCGACGCACCCACCGCCACCATCGCCGAACCGCACGTCATGGTCGCAGCCAACGTCCTCGTCGCCGACACGGCGGAACGGGCGCGCCGCGAATTCTCCGTCATCCAGCAGATGTTCCTGTCACTCGGCCGCGGCGGCGCCCGCAAACCCCTGCCCCAACCCGTCGACCACCCCGAAGCCGGCGCCACCATGCTCGAATGGCAACGCGTCCAGACCATGCTCCGCTGCTCCTTCCACGGCACCGCCGACGACGTCACCGCAGGTCTCGACCAGTTCGCCGCCGATACCGGCGCCGACGAAATCATCACCGTCACCTACTCCCACGACCCGAGCGTCCGCATCGACTCCATCCGGCGACTGGGGGAGGCCTGGCTCACCTGA
- a CDS encoding pseudouridine synthase — protein MPTTPPPARRRRRRLAPLPIRDGLNPSRVRAPGAPGDAPVTAMDLVTAAVEGQTHRHPDDGPATVAARFAEGAVVDANARPLAPDAPLRPGTDIWFYRLPAPEPTIAGPMPILHRDRDLVVVDKPPFLATTPRGRHITESAVVRLRRELDDGDLIPAHRLDRLTSGVLVFVARPEVRGAYQDLFADPGAVVKHYEARTRRPAPGELPDAPFTLRTRQEKTRGILQARTVTGEPNAITVVEDVSLDDGHPGPGTALWRLRPITGRTHQLRLHLHDLGFPILGDPLYPDVLPADAEDPARPMHLLCRELSFDDPTTGRRRTFRSRRGSPTWRRPDIMGNM, from the coding sequence GTGCCCACGACCCCTCCGCCCGCACGCCGCCGTCGCCGCCGCCTGGCGCCGCTGCCGATTCGCGACGGGCTCAATCCCTCCCGCGTCCGCGCCCCCGGTGCGCCGGGGGATGCGCCGGTCACGGCGATGGATCTGGTCACCGCCGCGGTCGAGGGGCAGACCCACCGCCACCCGGATGACGGTCCGGCCACCGTCGCCGCCCGTTTCGCCGAGGGCGCCGTCGTCGACGCCAACGCCCGCCCCCTGGCCCCGGACGCGCCGCTGCGCCCCGGCACCGACATCTGGTTCTACCGGCTGCCCGCGCCGGAGCCGACCATCGCCGGGCCGATGCCGATCCTCCACCGCGACCGCGATCTCGTCGTCGTGGACAAGCCTCCGTTTTTGGCCACGACGCCGCGCGGCCGCCACATCACCGAGTCCGCCGTGGTCCGCCTGCGCCGCGAACTCGACGACGGCGACCTCATCCCCGCGCACCGCCTCGACCGTCTGACCTCGGGCGTTCTCGTCTTCGTCGCCCGGCCCGAGGTCCGTGGCGCGTACCAGGATCTCTTCGCCGACCCGGGCGCCGTCGTCAAGCATTACGAGGCCCGCACGCGCCGACCCGCACCCGGCGAACTGCCCGACGCCCCGTTCACGCTGCGCACGCGGCAGGAGAAGACCCGGGGGATCCTGCAGGCCCGCACGGTGACCGGCGAACCCAACGCGATCACCGTCGTCGAGGACGTTTCGCTTGACGACGGCCACCCGGGGCCCGGAACCGCCCTATGGCGGCTGCGGCCGATCACCGGACGCACCCACCAACTGCGGCTGCACCTGCATGACCTGGGCTTTCCCATCCTCGGGGATCCGCTCTACCCCGACGTCCTGCCCGCCGACGCCGAAGACCCCGCCCGCCCCATGCACCTGCTGTGCCGCGAACTGTCCTTCGACGACCCCACCACCGGGCGACGCCGCACCTTCCGCAGCCGGCGCGGGAGCCCCACGTGGCGGCGACCCGACATAATGGGGAACATGTAA
- a CDS encoding ABC transporter ATP-binding protein, which translates to MSVPDTPGTATPKEPAARAIGLTKRYGAGDTAVTALDTVDVEFGRGEFTAIMGPSGSGKSTLMHCMAGLDTATSGEARIGNTELSALSDKEITALRRDRLGFVFQSFNLVPTLTAAENITLPVDIAGRTVDREWFDSITSRLGLTGRLSHRPSELSGGQQQRVACARALVGRPEIIFGDEPTGNLDSNSSREVLQILRTAVDDLGQTVVIVTHDAKAASYADRVIFLADGRIVDELRDPDTDAILNRMARMEQQ; encoded by the coding sequence ATGTCCGTACCCGACACCCCGGGCACCGCAACCCCGAAGGAGCCGGCCGCCCGCGCGATCGGCCTGACCAAACGCTACGGCGCCGGAGACACCGCCGTCACGGCGCTCGACACCGTCGACGTGGAATTCGGCCGCGGCGAATTCACCGCCATCATGGGCCCCTCCGGATCCGGCAAGTCGACCCTCATGCACTGCATGGCCGGCCTCGACACCGCCACCTCCGGCGAGGCGCGCATCGGCAACACCGAACTGTCCGCCCTGTCCGACAAGGAGATCACGGCCCTGCGCCGCGACCGCCTCGGCTTCGTCTTCCAGTCCTTCAACCTCGTGCCCACGCTGACCGCCGCCGAGAACATCACGCTGCCCGTCGACATCGCCGGCCGCACCGTCGACCGGGAATGGTTCGACTCGATCACCTCCCGACTCGGCCTGACCGGGCGACTGTCGCACCGCCCGTCGGAACTGTCCGGCGGCCAGCAGCAGCGCGTCGCCTGCGCCCGCGCCCTCGTCGGCAGGCCCGAGATCATCTTCGGCGACGAACCCACCGGCAACCTCGACTCCAACTCGTCGCGCGAAGTGTTGCAGATCCTGCGCACCGCCGTCGACGACCTGGGGCAGACCGTCGTCATCGTCACCCACGACGCCAAGGCCGCAAGCTACGCCGACCGCGTCATCTTCCTCGCCGACGGCCGCATCGTCGACGAGCTCCGCGACCCCGACACCGACGCCATCCTCAACCGCATGGCGCGCATGGAACAACAGTGA
- a CDS encoding ABC transporter permease → MSASFSTMRRVSVRSLAAHKIRFALTILSVVLGTAFISGAFVFTASLNKAFDGVLATAYDGMDVVVESPSGTPGMDRDTVDAIEAVDGVGALNVSARAASVIMTGSDGKPIQTGGAPAQGLPYYDDAEAVGPSTTFTEGNPPRGPDEVAVNDTAAERGNVGVGDTVTVVTGSDRADVTISGVYQLDGDVAGWLGVLFPVDTWMNLYTDGEHVDQVVLAAADGVDPGQLRDRIAAEFPDLEVDTGAALAERDSEQISQALGFVNYFLVAFGLIGLLVGTFIISNTFSMLVAQRTKEFALLRALGASRGQLTGSIVMEAIVVGLIGSLLGVAAGFGLSQLLYAAMGAFGFDMPGNGLTATPAAVVVPLVAGLLITVLAAWAPAARAGAVPPVEAMRSGDQGSDPKLRVRTIAGAVLALLAVGFIVWALQWTDGDTGPRARLVGYGAVASIAAMWLAGPALSIPLVGSLGGVIGAPFGAVGKLASTNSRRNPRRTAATAFALTLGLALVACVGMLGSTMKGAIDDFMDENFAADYVLSPPMMAHVAMPDGVRGAVADVDGVTDTATVYLGAVQVIDADDPGEMAQAQATIADGGGATGPGGAGGPGGGSFLDGDYGRWYSADTIAGSLDLAAPDAGAVISESVAEERGWELGHPVGVVSPMGIIDTEVTGIHSDIDGEGGITLSPSILDRAGASRAMLTPMQIYVGVEGGSADARAAALDDGADASERDDYIDADRVESLRGPLEEAVAPYLIVQVQDREEFGGVAAASVDALLGIVYALLGLAVVISILGIINTLALSIIERRQEIGMLRAVGMQRSDIRRMVRLESMQISIFGAVVGALLGLGLGWALLTVLSDEGLGTIVVPWGLLATVLVGAAIVGVLAAVWPARKAAKTPPLAAIADE, encoded by the coding sequence GTGAGCGCATCCTTTTCGACCATGCGGCGGGTTTCCGTCCGAAGCCTCGCCGCCCACAAGATCCGCTTCGCCCTGACCATCCTGTCCGTGGTGCTGGGCACCGCGTTCATCTCCGGCGCATTCGTGTTCACCGCATCGCTGAACAAGGCGTTCGACGGCGTGCTGGCCACCGCCTACGACGGAATGGACGTCGTCGTCGAATCCCCGTCCGGCACGCCCGGCATGGACCGCGACACCGTCGACGCCATCGAGGCCGTCGACGGCGTCGGCGCACTCAACGTCAGCGCGCGGGCGGCCAGCGTCATCATGACCGGTTCCGACGGCAAGCCCATCCAGACCGGCGGCGCCCCCGCCCAGGGCCTGCCGTACTACGACGACGCCGAGGCCGTCGGCCCCTCCACCACGTTCACCGAAGGCAACCCGCCGCGGGGCCCCGACGAAGTCGCGGTCAACGACACCGCCGCCGAACGCGGCAACGTCGGCGTCGGCGACACCGTCACCGTGGTCACCGGCTCCGACCGGGCCGACGTCACCATCTCCGGCGTGTACCAGCTCGACGGCGACGTCGCGGGCTGGTTGGGCGTCCTGTTCCCCGTGGACACGTGGATGAATCTCTACACCGACGGCGAACACGTCGATCAGGTGGTGCTCGCCGCCGCCGACGGCGTGGATCCCGGACAGCTGCGCGACCGCATCGCCGCCGAGTTCCCCGACCTGGAGGTCGACACCGGCGCCGCGCTCGCCGAACGCGACTCCGAGCAGATTTCGCAGGCGCTCGGGTTCGTCAACTACTTCCTCGTCGCCTTCGGCCTCATCGGTCTGCTGGTGGGCACGTTCATCATCTCCAACACGTTCTCCATGCTGGTGGCGCAGCGGACCAAGGAGTTCGCGCTGCTGCGCGCCCTCGGCGCGTCCCGCGGGCAACTCACCGGTTCGATCGTGATGGAGGCGATCGTCGTCGGCCTCATCGGCTCGCTGCTCGGCGTCGCCGCCGGCTTCGGCCTGTCGCAGTTGTTGTACGCGGCCATGGGCGCCTTCGGGTTCGACATGCCCGGCAACGGGCTGACCGCCACGCCGGCGGCCGTCGTGGTGCCGCTCGTCGCCGGGTTGCTCATCACCGTCCTCGCCGCGTGGGCCCCGGCCGCCCGCGCCGGCGCCGTCCCGCCGGTGGAGGCCATGCGCTCCGGCGACCAGGGCTCCGACCCGAAGCTGCGGGTCCGCACGATCGCCGGCGCGGTGCTGGCGTTGCTGGCCGTCGGCTTCATCGTCTGGGCGCTGCAGTGGACCGACGGCGACACCGGTCCCCGCGCCCGCCTCGTCGGCTATGGTGCGGTCGCCTCGATCGCCGCGATGTGGCTGGCCGGCCCCGCGCTGTCGATTCCGTTGGTGGGCTCTCTCGGCGGCGTCATCGGTGCGCCGTTCGGGGCCGTCGGAAAGCTGGCGTCGACCAACTCGCGCCGCAACCCGCGGCGCACGGCGGCCACCGCGTTCGCCCTCACGCTCGGCCTGGCGCTCGTCGCGTGCGTCGGCATGCTCGGCTCGACGATGAAGGGTGCCATCGACGACTTCATGGACGAGAACTTCGCCGCCGACTACGTGCTCAGCCCGCCGATGATGGCCCACGTGGCCATGCCCGACGGCGTGCGAGGTGCGGTCGCCGACGTCGACGGCGTCACCGACACCGCCACCGTCTACCTCGGCGCGGTGCAGGTCATCGACGCCGACGACCCGGGGGAGATGGCGCAAGCGCAGGCCACGATCGCCGACGGCGGGGGCGCGACCGGCCCAGGAGGCGCGGGCGGCCCCGGCGGCGGCTCCTTCCTCGACGGCGATTACGGCCGGTGGTATTCGGCGGACACCATCGCAGGTTCGCTCGACTTGGCCGCGCCCGATGCCGGTGCGGTGATCTCCGAGTCGGTCGCCGAAGAGCGCGGCTGGGAGCTCGGCCACCCGGTCGGAGTGGTCTCCCCGATGGGCATCATCGACACCGAGGTCACCGGCATCCACTCCGACATCGACGGCGAGGGCGGCATCACCCTGTCGCCGTCGATCCTCGACCGGGCGGGGGCATCGCGCGCCATGCTCACCCCGATGCAGATCTACGTCGGGGTCGAGGGCGGATCCGCCGATGCGCGAGCCGCGGCGCTCGACGACGGAGCCGATGCGTCCGAACGCGACGACTACATCGACGCCGACCGGGTCGAGTCGTTGCGCGGCCCCCTCGAGGAAGCCGTGGCCCCGTATCTCATCGTACAGGTGCAGGATCGGGAGGAGTTCGGCGGCGTCGCCGCAGCCTCCGTCGATGCCCTCCTCGGCATCGTGTACGCGCTGCTCGGGTTGGCGGTCGTGATTTCGATCCTCGGCATCATCAACACCCTGGCCCTGTCGATCATCGAGCGGCGCCAGGAGATCGGCATGCTCCGCGCCGTCGGCATGCAGCGCTCCGACATTCGTCGCATGGTTCGCCTGGAGTCGATGCAGATTTCCATCTTCGGCGCGGTGGTCGGCGCGTTGCTGGGCCTTGGCCTCGGGTGGGCGTTGCTGACCGTGCTTTCCGACGAGGGACTCGGCACGATCGTCGTGCCCTGGGGGTTGCTGGCGACGGTGCTCGTCGGCGCCGCGATCGTCGGCGTCCTCGCTGCGGTCTGGCCAGCGCGGAAGGCGGCCAAAACTCCGCCGCTCGCCGCCATCGCCGACGAATAG
- a CDS encoding DUF2871 domain-containing protein: MRKLYIAAATYLGFGLFAGVFYREWTRVFDAVETSQLNTLHTHLLVLGTFFFLIALALEKLFRLSAHKSFNAWFIVHNIALVWTIGFMLANGIVHTTGNGDAWGAMWSGMAGLGHILLTIAFIMFFMILGKRIRRVELDETKAATNPAPSA; the protein is encoded by the coding sequence ATGAGAAAGCTTTACATCGCCGCCGCCACGTACCTCGGATTCGGACTCTTCGCCGGAGTCTTCTACCGCGAGTGGACCCGCGTCTTCGATGCCGTCGAAACCTCTCAGCTGAACACCCTGCACACGCACCTGCTCGTGTTGGGCACGTTCTTCTTCCTCATCGCCCTCGCGTTGGAGAAGCTGTTCCGTCTCAGCGCGCACAAGTCGTTCAACGCCTGGTTCATCGTCCATAACATCGCCCTCGTGTGGACCATTGGCTTCATGCTCGCCAACGGCATCGTGCACACCACCGGCAACGGTGACGCGTGGGGCGCCATGTGGTCCGGCATGGCCGGCCTGGGCCACATTCTGCTCACCATCGCATTCATCATGTTCTTCATGATCCTGGGCAAGCGCATTCGCCGCGTCGAACTCGACGAAACCAAGGCCGCGACGAATCCCGCACCTTCCGCCTAA